In the genome of Candida dubliniensis CD36 chromosome 3, complete sequence, the window aatcgCAACccaaattatttatattgttaattgttgatcaatttcAGATTATACACAAAATCACAATTATGtcattttctttagttCCCCcactcttcttcttgttgttcaatTGCCAATGAATGTTGATCTAATAAATGATAGAAAGTTGCTACGCGTTCCATTTATTATAACACTTCCCACATAcgaatttataatttttgttaTGGGTGGTAGTAATAGAAGATAGCTAATCAATGACGACGtataaacaacaatgaaacGTCAGTGATGATGAACGATGAATGAACCAATCtactgcaaaaaaaaaaaaaaagaaaagctCTAATGCAACATATccaagaaacaaaaaacaagaataaacAGCGACTTTCTATTGATCGTTTAATCACATACATGGTTAAGTTCAATAACTTTAAATTCCAATTAACTACAAACAACATTAGTAAgctgtttttgttgttgttgttgttccaCTTCTGTGTCTCCGTTAAGTTAACGAAAGTTAAAAGCATAGGAAATAGAATAATTAACTACAACTAACAACTAACGACCAACAATAACGATTTCTGGGGTAAAGACGTAAAAAAAgcttgtttttgttgtcaTAAGCAACTGTGATGCTaattcaacatcatcataGTTATCGTTATGAATATTTGGTCATGCGATATTACTCGATTAAAACAAATGAACACCTCGCTACCAATTCAACctaacaacaaccaatacACACACAAAACTGCGGTGCTGGAGACGAGCAATACTTTAGAACTTGGTGATAAATGTATGAATCGTATGAAATAGTATCACagatgaaaacaaaaacagtAATATGTCAAAAGTTACATGagatttttattattcgtatattattttgatcacgtgatttgaattaagattttttaaattctgttcttgttcttgttctcGTTCTATTTTGGTAAATCTGATGGTAAACTAATAGGTGAATCTCTATAACCAACTATCATCACTACTACTGCCAGTAATGAATAACAATAACTCATCTACATATTCCTAAACGATCAATAgaaatgttgttgttgttgttgttggtagTGTATTGTTCTACATTTTTTATGCCAAGaaagttttcttttcttttataatttcatattttgcCGAGGATAAGTGATTCTAGATTTTAATGTTAACATGAGATTAGAATTCAACTTGAAAAGGTATATCCTTGAATAATGTAGATAATGTGGTTTATAAGTagattaattttatttcgTGAATTAAGGGgaaaagagagagagagagagagagataGTCAGTAAATATTGTCTGGAACGAGTGGCgcaaaattaaaaataaaaattattcaagGGAGGAGAGGGGAAGTAATTTTGTAATACGAGTTTTTTATAACTCCGATTGATAGGAGAAAAGTAAATTTGTGGCTTATAGACAATCTTGCTTCCCCATTTCTATCTAGTATCTTTTATGATTGATGAAACGTACTGATTTTAGTATAGATGGAATGATAATCAAACTACTTAGATCTTCCCTCCCCTCTATATAGCTGTTTAATTCATATACGATTAAATGTGGCAACAAGTGTTTGACAACAAAGGATCATAGTTTTGCATCGAATTCGGTGGGAACTATATACACGAGCAAAAATTAATGTCTATATAATGCACTCCATGTggtatttgaaaattaacAACCATTCTTGTAGAATTAAGAAACAATTTCCTGGTTTCTTGAATCGTACACTTGGCCAGTAAAGGAAAGAACAGAAAAGCCATATGAGAGGACTGAAAAAGTAGTGATTCTAGATTTATTGAGTGTTAAATGTGATAGTAATAGGTACATATGTGCCTGTGTATAAAGGAAAGAGGAAGAAAAGGAGGGAACACAACAAGTTTTCAGTATCACTAACAAGCATTTATCAGTTTTGATAACTCCGATGAGAGAAAGTATTGGGTGTATTTAGGTTTTGCGCGATCACAAAACCACCATCAATAtaacaagaaaataaaaacttCCCACTTTACagtaaaatattttcttaaCGTGTTATTTGCGTCGTTTTAAAAATATGGAATGAGTTTCTTCAGGGTATTCTTTGTTAGTCAAAAAAATTCCTTTACTATTCATGTATAAGCAGAACATTAGTTGCATCAGAATGGGGTATTTGATTCAGAAAGAGAATATATAGCGGTATAATGTAACCTGATTGGTGTTGAAATAAAGTTGACCAAAAGTTTAACAATGAAATTGTCCACAAGAGGTTTAAACTAGTCATAAATAATACTCAATTCTAGTTCATATATCGGCAATTGGGTTGCCTATCTTCTTAgcagttttttttttgtagttTGTTTCAAGTTGAATTGTCTCACAAAATATTCTTTACTTTACGAACAATGGGGGAGAGGTGAAAGACGAACTTGAACTAAACAAAAtagattgttgttgttgttaacTTGGATAGTACATGAAATTGTATTAAAGTTTCTAGCTGTTTTAtcttttccattttttccTACCAAAACATATTGATTGTTCGGGTTTATTCTCCCATTTACACCAActtaatgaagaagaagaaatatcCGTAATAGTAGTATTGATTGAGTGATTGTTACTTTAATAACAACCACTGAAATGAAAGAGGATTTTACCTTACTCTCTGTGTCTAAGTTTaaaaatcttcttcttatttaaatttggttaataaaaagaaaaagcatTGTTTAAATACTGGTGAGATTTAAACTTGTcttcattcaattctttctttctctttcacgttcaacaaattttttttttccattctttcttttcttttcttttctttctagtTTTCCAACAGCCACatatatttcatttcttaCTTCCCTTCTTAAagtacaacaacaacaacaacaacaataataatccatcaagaaaaattgattggaaTTATAAAGTTGGTggaacaaatcaaatcattatcCACTTTAACTAACCCTCCTTCACACTTTTATAGTTACTTTCAActttaaattcatttaaacATGGAAagtaatttatcaaatactGAATCACCTTCACCTTCACCATCTTCACCTTCACCTTCGTCACATACTACTCCAGCAACCACTAACACCACCAATAATGAGAATCTCGTCAACCAAATAACGACAAGTACTACCACAAATACAACTCCATCGTCTGGCAACATCATgacaaccaccaccacaaaaCCGAAACgtcaaagaagaagttaTAGTTGTGGTCCAtgcaaattattaaaaatcaaatgtgATTTACAAATCCCCTGTACTGCTtgtaaaaaatttaatcGAATTAATCGATGTTTATTACAACCACCTCAGCCTCCTTCAGAACAAGAATTGAGTAAAATTCAAGAACGGAAAAAGAGAACtacaattaaaaaaatgaaattatccAATGAATTTGTCCAAGCATATAATGTGAATCCCAATGCATTACCATCAATGATTTCTACAGTGGAATCTACTTCGAAAAATtatgaaaagaaaactcagaaatataaaatgaatcaaatacTGTTAGACAAGGGCTCTCCTCTGAAAGAGAATAACCATAAAATTTCAAACCAATTGAGCAACTCCAATGGTAGTAGACAAGATACTCAATTATCTAAAACTCAAAACTCAATCCCACCTCATTCACTTATTGAAATTCAACGACATCATTTGAGTTTCCAACAACCACAAAtgaataaacaacaattacatCCAATTTCGTATATCACATCTGTgtcatcaccatcatcaacattaacatcaacaacttttaATTTCCCTCAAAATTCTCAACAAGAAGATGTGATTCAATATTTACTTGACATGGATtcacaaaaaaatattgatttaaccATGGTTGatataaaaagaataaaacgACTATTACCTAATGATTTTGCattgtttaaaaatatGTTTGATTGTTATTTAAATACCATTAATCCCATTGCTATTGATATGCAAGATTTTTCAGAGATTTTCAAACAAAGTAATCTtgtttataataaattattatccaTCGATGATGAAAATCCGAGAAATTTAAGTATTAATGTCCCATTTactttaattgaattacgAAACTTGTCATTATTTTTCCTTATACTAGTTAAtggtttattatttgattttagagggagcaacaacaaaacaacaatggaCAATGCCCGCCATCAAAACCACAACAATCATAATACTAATTTCTTACTTGAAAGAAGgttatataaatcaaagaaTGACATGATTGAAGATTGGATCAAAATATcgaaatttattaaattaaaagttTTAGCTTATGAAAGTTTAActgatattatttttttaattgattggtATATGATTcttaaaaattattatgacTATGAAAATATGGTAGTGGAAAATTATcttgaatttaataatttattaaattatcttgtattgaataatgattttattaataccATTGAAGATCCTTATAATGAAGTAGGACGAAATccaaatgatgatgatgatgttgacGATGACAAAGATACCACAACTGTTTTATCATCAGTTGAAGAGAAACAAGTAGTGTATCCTGATACTAGACATTTTAAagttttatcaaaatattggATTCAACTTCgtttaattgaaattgattatacatttttccaattcaaaggatctttgttgtttgctaatcaattaaaaggTACAGTTGTTCCtcataaaaaaatattgagTACTCTTtataaagatattgaattggatCCTATTACTACtcatttaatgaaaatatggGGGTTATATTATAAACGATCGAAAAATACCACCTCAGTGAGAGAAATAATTaaagattatttattattatattgtaATATGATGGGTACTTTAAAagatgaattgaatgaatttgaaaccaCTAAACCATTAGAATCACCTAATCTGAGATCAATTAATCttaaagatattgaattaCTCATTAAAAATCAACGACTTTTACATTTATTTGTTCGATGGTTATCATTTATTCgtattgaatcaaattatttCCCAAGCTTACGATATACCACTTATTTAACTACtataatgaatttgtttaatcattttaattatttggatGATAGAAGCAATAGTAATGTATTATCCatgattttcaataattattcattaaacaatattaaattattttatcaatGTTTAGTATTCCAAGGGatttttttagtattattgaaaaatgccTTGAATGGGAATAATATTTatccaaattcaattccaaaatttaaaattaatttagagaagatttatcaatttctgttacatcaatatcaaacaacattaaataaaatattaaatcatGAAATTTGTCGAGAATTACTGGAAAATATCacattattcaaattaattactaatttatctattgaatttaatcaatatttaattaacCCCataactaataataataataataataatcttaactctaaagaaaaagatttggatttggatttgacAGATTTAATTTACGATTTAAAATccaaaatttcttcatcaaattgggatttattattaaattatttctttggttCAAAAGATAATTTTGCTCgatatattgaaaaaatttgggatttatttcaatatttaaagATAGATCCAACCACCACGACAGTTTCCACTCCTACAACTAATATACCAATAACATCaaagatttatttgaatgatcatttgattgatgaagTTATAGGGAAATTTAGTGGgtttaaatttgatgaagatgttgttaataattattttaaaCATTGTGTTGAACCAAATATCTTTGAATGATTGATAAGAGATAAGTTACtgtatttttatatatatagatagaATAGCAATAGTAAAACCTTTATTTGGTACTTTATTCTTAGTGGGGATGAACTTCTAGATCTCCTCAAAGCATCATGGATAGTATAGACCATTTGGAAGAGGATTAGATAGGAAGATAGTTGTTAGGTCTTCGTGAATTGTCAAGAAgatcaatcaaaaaaagTAGTGCGTCtatcaaataaaattacAAAACTTTAAAACTTTTTCTCTTAACTATCAAAGAAGTTAACTTATTCAATATCTGATTAAATCAGCCAACATCACAATTACTCgtcaataacaataattagTATATTAATATAGATTTGAAGCGAtccatttatttttaaaataagCATAATTTCTCCCTGCTCCTTTCGCTTCATACATATATTCATATTTCAATTACTTTTCAAATGATATAGAAAGTCATTATACTTCCACATACACAACCAGACCTATATATATTCCCTAAATTTTagaaatattgataaatattcaattacaAGTATgaataacaacaattatagCTTATTATctttaccaccaccaccaccatcatcatcaccattacAAGCAAAGGAACTATGTAATCTACTAAATTGTTTTCTATTTCATCCAATATATAATGATTCAACACTACTGTTCAATGATAATTCACAGAAAAAGACCAATACTTCCACTACTAGCAATCAAACAGTATCATTATCAGCAGCGGGTATGAGAgcattaatttatcaattacaatcaatttatcttCGTACaccaataaaattatttcGACCATCaagatttgattatttagCTTATGTTAGAGCTCTTGCTAATAAAcatgataatattgaaaataaaccTTATCGATTTAGAACTCATAGTTCATTAGGAATGATTATAAATGTTGTTAGGAAACAAGGTTGGAAATTTATTCCTGATCAAATATTACCTCCATTGATTGCAAATTCCGCCACGGGAGTAATTTTATATGCTACTTATTTAACGACATTAGATTATTATACCAAACAACAtaacaaaactaaaaccaaaacagaACTACAGGAAACTGATGGTgaaactactactaccactgGTCGAgcaaatttcaattggtaTGCACCTATTGATACTTGGAGAGCAGGATTTGTTGCTGGTGCCGTCCAATCCCTTGCTGCCGCACCAGTTGATGCAATATATACTAGACTGACAGTAGCAGAAATGTTGGAAGGATCACATGAAAATTTATGGGTATttggatttaataaattacgAGAAATTGGATTAATTGGAGTATTTGCCGGATATGGTTTTTCATTAGTTAAAGAAAGTGTTGGATTTgcattttattttctgacttttgaaattattaaaactCAAGGATATAATTTAacttataaattaattaattattataaaaaactggaacaattaattaaattaaatttgaaaaaattatttaaatgggatgatgataaaattgatgaaaaattggaaaaattagaaaaatatCGActgatgaaaatattaaaatctTCATTTATATTAATTGCTGGTGCTTCTGCGGCGTTCTCATTATTAGCAGTTCAATATCCAATTTctaaaattcaaaaaattcatttatcAAGATTAGAAGCTTTGGATGTTTATAATGCATCACGATTTGTTGGTAATAGTTCaccattttttaaattatattataattctTATGTTGATACTTATAAACAAGTATTACGAATGAAACAACGTGCTAATATAACTTGGTTTGAAGCAGCTTATTCTGGGTTTGTTAGAAATGCATTGACTACTATCCCAGCTACTTCGATTGCCTTATTAGTATTTGAAATAATGAGAACTAAATTAACtgataattttgaagattATAATGATGTTCTTGAAGCGTGAAATATTTCCTTCCATTATATTGAAGTACCACCTTCGATTGTAAATAGTAAGAATTACCCACCCCTTATTTATTTaacttatttatttattatacatatatacaaatctaataaattagCCCCTCCCCTCCATTTACATTCATAATTGGCCAgtctttttcaaataagcATTCCAGCCAGCATCTCTATATCTTTTACCTTCAACTTCTGGATCTCTTCCTTTACCAAATAATCCTCtaccaacaataataatatcagtTCCAGTACTAACAACTTCATTAACAGTTCTATATTGTTGTCCCAAGCCATCACCTTTATCATCTAATCCAACTCCAGGAGTCATAATAATCCAATCAAACCCTTCTTCTTGACCTCCCATATCACGCTGAGCAATAAATCCAATaacaaattctttatcTGATTTGGCAATTTCAACAGTTTTTTGAGAATATTCTCCGTATGCTAATGATCCGACTGATGATAATTCTGCTAACATCAATAACCCTCTTGGTTCTTGGTCGGTAGTGGTTTCTTTAGCTCCTTGTTTTAATCCTTCAACTACTCCATTCCCAGTAACACCATGAGCATTAGTAATATCAGCCCAACTACTAATTTTATAAACTCCTCCAATATATTGTTTCTTTACTGTATTACCAATATCAGCAAATTTCCTATCTTCAAAAATCATAAATTGATGTTTACGTGAAAGTTCTAATAATGGTTCAATGGTAGATTCATaagaaaaatcattaattatatcaatatGAGTCTTGATTAAACATACATAGGGAcctaatttatcaattaattcaagaaattcTTTGGTGGTATCGACATCAATTGAAGCACATAAATTGGTTTTTTTCAGTTCCATTAATCGAAATAATCGTTGTGCTACTGGTGAAGCATGAGTCTCTGCTCTCGCACTATAAGTTTTGGTGTTGACTGTCATCTCTCTTATTTCCtagatttcaaaaaaaaaagtggtCTATAGAGGGTGGTAACCGATTGATCAAATGGTTCAAAAGAATGATGATGCTTTTTGTTCATTTTGAAAGCGGGAGGAAGGAGGAGaagaaagattttttttttttttcattccaAAATTGTTATCTCTGTATAATATGCAGGAATCTggattgcaaaaaaaattggttttgGGACTGGTCACGTGAGATACTTGGAAGgaatgatttatttatagCATGATATTAGTGTTTATAATCAATAGAGATTTACAACAGTTTTTAAAATCTACGATTTAagataatatttattattaaatgaaaatcaactaataaaaaaaattaataaagtAGTAGTACCAGCCCTTGTTTGTTTTATgtcatcaaaatcaatccATGTCAGTATCTTGTCCACAATACATTTGATTACTTTCAATTCAAACtgtttaaataattcataagttttttttgaaatggaTTTTGTTCTGAAGATCCAGTTTTAGTATtagattttttaattgaagcACCAGACTGTAAATTTGCTGTTGTAGAATTGTCTGTCGgtgttttcaaatttgcATTATTGTCATTGAAGTCTTTACCAGCATTGGTAATGAAGGATTCATAATTCTCACCAGTCTTCCCGACAAAACTATCGACAGTGGCAGTAGAAATTCGATTGGAGTTCGCAGTGTTGGTTATTTCATCAGCAATAGGGATTCCATCAACAGCAGTAGGAATAGCagtagcagtagtagtactgATATCAGTACTATCAAACTTGGCACTAGTGGTATTATCAACTGTGGTGTTGGTAACTTCTGTGTTTACTTCAAtgttattgaaattgttagTATTGGTTGTGTTAGCTGTAGTAGCATCAAAACTATTATCACTAGAAGATTCCACATCTGTATTTGCTATTTTATCAGAAACATTATCATTGGTAGCCATATTGGAATCTGTGgtcttttcaatttcttcttcgtcaTTATCAGTAGTGCTTGTTGTCGTGTCAATCATAACTTCGCTAGCATTTCCAGTATTAGTGGTGTCAGCATTGGCAATTGCTTCATTGGTAGTATTAGTTGTTGTATCAATAGCATTGGAAGTCTCGGCATTGATATCAGCAGCCTCGGTTGCATCCGCATTTGTGTTGGTCGTATCTGTAGCCTCATAATCTTTATAAACGCCAGCAAGAGTTTCAACACTTTCATTAGAAGGTCTAGGCGTAATAAAGTTAGCATTTATGTCATTCGTTGCATAGTAGTCGTTGTCGTTAGGTGTGCTattgacaacaacaagttttcttttgtctATGTTAGTTGTATCGATTCTTTCAGTGCTGCCCCCTACAATAATTGGCCCATTTTCAGTGGCATTGGTAGTACTCATCATATCATTGCTGGTGCTTATGGAGGATCCGGGATCAGTTTCATTCATATTATCACTAATAACATCAAGGTCAtcataattcaaaatttcttcttcctcttcttcttcctccttCTCGTCCTCTGCCTCAATCAAAATATCAGTGTTGGTAGTTGCATTATCATGTTGTGAAGGTTCaatattgattgaattttctTCTAGAGTTTCTATAATAAACGAGGTTATAGGTAGACTATAATCATCCTCAGTTTGTAAACTCTTTATCTTTGTTAAACCATAAGGTTTTTCCATAGAACTAAAacttttgttttgtgtACTAATTCTAATTGCCCTAGAAGCAGCATCCTgattttcatcaataaatatatcGTCAATAAGTTTTCTCACTTCGTTAAAATTCAGTGCGACATGAAgttcattcaattcaagATCAAGAGGATTACGAGGAAGGTTTCTTAGTTCAGCAAGTGCTTTTTCTGCTGCTAGTTCTTCTTGAGTTTTCCGTTCCTTGTTTCTTGTCTTTGAATTGACTTTTAAACTCATAGTTCTGAAAAAACTCTTGAATGATGTTTTACCATGCCGTTGACgatttgttgatgatcGGGTGAGAGTCCCATCTTCAATCAAAGAAAGCACTGTTGGTGCAAATGAAGTGTCTGAAGTATAACTTTCATCAGGATGAATTCCTCTATTAGCatgatttgattcattatCTTTGGGAGTATTCtctaattgatttttatcTATTTGGGTAGTCCTGGAAGTTGGGATCTTAGTaacaattctttcttttgattgtttCCGATTTAATTTATCCAACATGAtgattctttcttttttttaaaaaaaaaagtggaaAAGGTTgatataatatattaaCAATGTATAACTTTCAACTCCAAAGAGTTAAAAGGTAtgctcttttttttttttctaattttatttaaatcaagaatattaaaaagatattgaaatctgttttttattttatattattctgacaaaaaagaacaatGGGCGGGACAAATTGTGTTATTTAAACTTGTTGATATTAAGTTCTTAAGTTGTGGAAATACAACATGTTCAAAAAAGGTCGTGCTTTTCGAAATATGTTAAATTAGACGACGAATAAAGGgcttattttattattgttttcaaaatgtATGTATGTTTTATACGTGTTTAATAGTTTTCCGCGTAATTGATTgacttattattattattattattggaggttaatttctatttttgtcaaattatatttgaGGATCAGGTGAATTGGTGAAATTCAAAATGCAAGTTTTGTCGAGAATTTTGAGGTGAATGAGGGTGTACCAGGAAGGGAGAAAGAAAGTAGCTTTTGTGTCGTTAATAAACGAATGAATAGTATTGGGAATGTGGAATGTGGAGTGGAATGAACTTCCACGTATAAGTAAAAGTTGGCTGTATAGAATTAAATTTGGAGGGTTTTGTTCATagttttgaatttgttatAGAGGATTGGTTGTCAGTTCTACTTTCAACAAACTAAAaatcctttttctttctttttacaaccaacttcaaaaaaaagaagactattaatattgatactACATTTGAGTCACAATAACTTGTGAAAGGAATCGATCAAAGCTTTGCAAATGTGAACTTTATAGTTCATATACAAAATACACAATGTTACATATTACTGATTAATTCTAAATAAGGTACACAATCAATACAAGACCAATGGcgattgaaattgatggaTATCCCATGGCACCACCTTCAAAAACAGCTGTTTCAATTGTAGTTGGTAAAGCTACTGATGATGGATTGTTTATAGTTGTTTCATCAACTGCGGTGGTGtcagttgttgttgaactAGTATTTGCGATATCAGGAACACTGCTTTGTGAGGAGGTTGTCTCTAAAGATGGTTGAGGGGTAGGGGAAATGATTACTACTGGTGTGGAAACAATTTGAGTAGAATTTAAGACCCCACTCTCAGAAACTATTGGTAATGGCAGGGAACTGATTATAGATGAAAATTCTGAACTTTCAACTGGGGTGGTTTctgaaatttcaattgttgatggtTGAATAGTAATAGACGCCTCTACTGAAGTTTCCAGGGGTATTTCAATATAGTTGCTGCTGAAAGAAGGAACGCTTTCATCTGTTGTAAGCAGAGAATTGATTTCATCAGAATTAGTAGTAGTCAAGTCATTGGAACTCGAATCAAGAAAATTAGTTACTCCTGGTGAATAAGTTGGGAATGCAAACATGACAAGATCCAATATTGTCGTACTACCTTCAAAAAAGTTTTTATTACCAGTAAACCCTGCAGGATTGGCTGCATATTCCAGGGCCCGTGAACAAACTTCAGCACCATTGACTGGTTCATTATGTTCACCAGCTATTAATTCTGCACATCTATTATATTGTTCCCAATACCCTGGAATATGACATAAGCAATCAGTCATAATTTGAGTTACTGGATGAACACCAACTCCACAAGCTTGACCTTCCATACTTGATACTGAATAACATGGTCCACCAAGATCCAGTTTAACATTGAtgattaaaaatgaaaaaaccAGCAATATAAGCAAATTATTAGTACGCAACATGATTAATATATCTTGATATACAATAATGTTTGAGAGATATTAGTAGGAAACTGTCTTGGctttttttacttttggTTAGATTTAGTTGGATATTTATACTTATTCATAATTAACTCCCTCCTCACCTACAATAGAAACTACAAGTGGGCGAGGGGACGGTGGGTATATCAATTCTTCTATTGTGATGCTAAAACTGCATTACATTTTTGAGAAACTCATGATACAAAAaggatgatgaaattgttcGTAATTTGGTGGCTTGTTAAGGTCATTGGCTATTTTCAGGTTCAAGTGGGTTATGTATAATGTATTAAATTGGTAGTGCTCTATCTTTTGTGGAGGATTTACAAATTGTCTTTATGCTTTGGTTTGCTGTTTATGGTATAGCCAATCGAACGTTCGTTTTTCATGGCGGGATGGGGGAACCAAATAATGCAGAGAGAGATAAAGTTAGCACTACTAAtctatttttaatttcttattA includes:
- a CDS encoding mitochondrial ornithine carrier protein, putative (Similar to S. cerevisiae ORT1) — its product is MNNNNYSLLSLPPPPPSSSPLQAKELCNLLNCFLFHPIYNDSTLSFNDNSQKKTNTSTTSNQTVSLSAAGMRALIYQLQSIYLRTPIKLFRPSRFDYLAYVRALANKHDNIENKPYRFRTHSSLGMIINVVRKQGWKFIPDQILPPLIANSATGVILYATYLTTLDYYTKQHNKTKTKTELQETDGETTTTTGRANFNWYAPIDTWRAGFVAGAVQSLAAAPVDAIYTRSTVAEMLEGSHENLWVFGFNKLREIGLIGVFAGYGFSLVKESVGFAFYFSTFEIIKTQGYNLTYKLINYYKKSEQLIKLNLKKLFKWDDDKIDEKLEKLEKYRSMKILKSSFILIAGASAAFSLLAVQYPISKIQKIHLSRLEALDVYNASRFVGNSSPFFKLYYNSYVDTYKQVLRMKQRANITWFEAAYSGFVRNALTTIPATSIALLVFEIMRTKLTDNFEDYNDVLEA
- a CDS encoding fungal zinc cluster transcription factor, putative (Similar to Candida albicans ZCF8), with the protein product MESNLSNTESPSPSPSSPSPSSHTTPATTNTTNNENLVNQITTSTTTNTTPSSGNIMTTTTTKPKRQRRSYSCGPCKLLKIKCDLQIPCTACKKFNRINRCLLQPPQPPSEQELSKIQERKKRTTIKKMKLSNEFVQAYNVNPNALPSMISTVESTSKNYEKKTQKYKMNQISLDKGSPSKENNHKISNQLSNSNGSRQDTQLSKTQNSIPPHSLIEIQRHHLSFQQPQMNKQQLHPISYITSVSSPSSTLTSTTFNFPQNSQQEDVIQYLLDMDSQKNIDLTMVDIKRIKRLLPNDFALFKNMFDCYLNTINPIAIDMQDFSEIFKQSNLVYNKLLSIDDENPRNLSINVPFTLIELRNLSLFFLILVNGLLFDFRGSNNKTTMDNARHQNHNNHNTNFLLERRLYKSKNDMIEDWIKISKFIKLKVLAYESLTDIIFLIDWYMILKNYYDYENMVVENYLEFNNLLNYLVLNNDFINTIEDPYNEVGRNPNDDDDVDDDKDTTTVLSSVEEKQVVYPDTRHFKVLSKYWIQLRLIEIDYTFFQFKGSLLFANQLKGTVVPHKKILSTLYKDIELDPITTHLMKIWGLYYKRSKNTTSVREIIKDYLLLYCNMMGTLKDELNEFETTKPLESPNSRSINLKDIELLIKNQRLLHLFVRWLSFIRIESNYFPSLRYTTYLTTIMNLFNHFNYLDDRSNSNVLSMIFNNYSLNNIKLFYQCLVFQGIFLVLLKNALNGNNIYPNSIPKFKINLEKIYQFSLHQYQTTLNKILNHEICRELSENITLFKLITNLSIEFNQYLINPITNNNNNNNLNSKEKDLDLDLTDLIYDLKSKISSSNWDLLLNYFFGSKDNFARYIEKIWDLFQYLKIDPTTTTVSTPTTNIPITSKIYLNDHLIDEVIGKFSGFKFDEDVVNNYFKHCVEPNIFE
- a CDS encoding transcription factor involved in iron utilization, putative, with the translated sequence MLDKLNRKQSKERIVTKIPTSRTTQIDKNQLENTPKDNESNHANRGIHPDESYTSDTSFAPTVLSLIEDGTLTRSSTNRQRHGKTSFKSFFRTMSLKVNSKTRNKERKTQEELAAEKALAELRNLPRNPLDLELNELHVASNFNEVRKLIDDIFIDENQDAASRAIRISTQNKSFSSMEKPYGLTKIKSLQTEDDYSLPITSFIIETLEENSINIEPSQHDNATTNTDILIEAEDEKEEEEEEEEILNYDDLDVISDNMNETDPGSSISTSNDMMSTTNATENGPIIVGGSTERIDTTNIDKRKLVVVNSTPNDNDYYATNDINANFITPRPSNESVETLAGVYKDYEATDTTNTNADATEAADINAETSNAIDTTTNTTNEAIANADTTNTGNASEVMIDTTTSTTDNDEEEIEKTTDSNMATNDNVSDKIANTDVESSSDNSFDATTANTTNTNNFNNIEVNTEVTNTTVDNTTSAKFDSTDISTTTATAIPTAVDGIPIADEITNTANSNRISTATVDSFVGKTGENYESFITNAGKDFNDNNANLKTPTDNSTTANLQSGASIKKSNTKTGSSEQNPFQKKLMNYLNSLN
- the URA3 gene encoding orotidine 5'-phosphate decarboxylase, putative — its product is MTVNTKTYSARAETHASPVAQRLFRLMESKKTNLCASIDVDTTKEFLELIDKLGPYVCLIKTHIDIINDFSYESTIEPLLELSRKHQFMIFEDRKFADIGNTVKKQYIGGVYKISSWADITNAHGVTGNGVVEGLKQGAKETTTDQEPRGLLMLAELSSVGSLAYGEYSQKTVEIAKSDKEFVIGFIAQRDMGGQEEGFDWIIMTPGVGLDDKGDGLGQQYRTVNEVVSTGTDIIIVGRGLFGKGRDPEVEGKRYRDAGWNAYLKKTGQL